A section of the Flavobacterium sp. CG_23.5 genome encodes:
- the purE gene encoding 5-(carboxyamino)imidazole ribonucleotide mutase: MMKVAVIMGSISDMPVMQEAIDILKAFDIETEVDIVSAHRTPEKLFDFSKNAHTRGISVIIAGAGGAAHLPGMVASMTPLPVIGVPVKSSNSIDGWDSVLSILQMPGGVPVATVALNGAKNAGILAAQIIGCHNKIVLDRIISYKTGLKEAVDIASESLNK, translated from the coding sequence ATAATGAAAGTAGCCGTAATAATGGGAAGCATATCTGATATGCCGGTAATGCAGGAAGCAATAGACATCTTAAAAGCATTTGACATCGAAACAGAAGTTGATATCGTTTCAGCTCACAGAACTCCCGAAAAATTATTTGATTTCAGTAAAAACGCTCACACTCGTGGCATTTCGGTTATTATTGCTGGAGCTGGGGGTGCTGCACATCTACCTGGAATGGTTGCCTCCATGACTCCTCTTCCGGTAATTGGTGTTCCGGTAAAATCGAGTAATTCTATTGATGGCTGGGATAGTGTTTTATCCATTCTACAAATGCCTGGTGGTGTTCCTGTAGCAACAGTTGCGCTAAACGGAGCCAAGAATGCAGGTATTTTGGCGGCACAAATTATTGGTTGCCACAATAAAATTGTCTTAGACAGAATAATATCATATAAAACTGGATTAAAAGAAGCCGTGGATATTGCCTCTGAAAGTCTAAATAAATAA
- a CDS encoding ABC transporter ATP-binding protein, translating into MIEVKNIEKSFGGVPVLKGICTVFETGKTNLIIGQSGSGKTVLLKSLLGIHTPDSGTISFDGRIYSDLTLDEKRDLRTEIGMVFQGSALFDSMTVAENVGFPLKMFTQERGIKIQQRVDLVLKRVDLEDAHNKLPSQISGGMQKRVAIARAIVNNPKYLFCDEPNSGLDPNTAILIDNLIKEITEEYNITTVINTHDMNSVMEIGEKILFLENGLKAWEGTKEEIFRTDNQAVVDFVYSSNLFKKVREAYLKE; encoded by the coding sequence ATGATAGAAGTAAAAAACATAGAAAAATCATTTGGCGGCGTTCCAGTTCTTAAGGGCATATGCACTGTTTTTGAAACTGGTAAAACAAATTTAATAATTGGGCAAAGTGGTTCTGGAAAAACAGTATTGTTAAAGAGTTTATTAGGAATTCACACCCCTGACTCCGGAACAATTTCTTTTGATGGCCGAATATATTCTGACTTAACTCTTGATGAAAAAAGAGATCTAAGAACTGAAATAGGTATGGTATTTCAAGGAAGTGCTTTGTTTGATTCGATGACTGTTGCTGAAAATGTGGGTTTCCCTTTAAAAATGTTTACCCAGGAGCGTGGAATAAAAATTCAGCAGAGAGTCGACTTAGTTCTAAAAAGAGTTGATCTAGAAGATGCTCATAATAAATTACCTTCTCAAATATCTGGTGGAATGCAAAAACGTGTTGCTATAGCACGAGCTATTGTAAACAATCCAAAATATCTCTTTTGTGACGAACCTAATTCCGGTTTAGACCCGAATACAGCAATATTGATAGATAATCTTATCAAAGAAATCACTGAAGAATACAATATTACTACGGTCATAAATACGCATGATATGAACTCAGTAATGGAAATTGGCGAGAAAATTTTATTTCTTGAAAATGGTCTAAAAGCCTGGGAAGGAACCAAAGAAGAAATTTTCAGAACTGACAATCAAGCGGTAGTTGACTTTGTTTATTCTTCTAATTTATTCAAAAAAGTCAGAGAAGCTTATTTGAAAGAATAA
- a CDS encoding glycosyltransferase has translation MNYYIVIPAHNEEAFIALTLQSLLSQTIPPKKVVVVNDNSTDKTAEIVMAFAKENPFITLVNKTSEAIHLPGSKVIQAFHKGFETLDENYDIIVKLDADLILPTNYFETILNIFEKDATIGMAGGFAYIEKNGQWILENLTDKDHIRGAFKAYRKACFQQIGNLKPAMGWDTVDELLSKFYGWKVVTESSLIVKHLKPTGANYNKIARYKQGEAFYTLGYGFLITAIASAKLAMLKKKPLLFLDYLKGFTKAKSAKTPLLVTPEQAKFIRNYRLQKMKDKLF, from the coding sequence ATGAACTACTATATTGTTATTCCAGCTCATAACGAAGAAGCGTTTATTGCCTTGACACTACAATCATTGCTTTCTCAAACTATTCCACCAAAAAAAGTAGTAGTAGTTAATGACAATTCCACTGATAAAACTGCCGAAATAGTAATGGCTTTCGCCAAAGAAAATCCGTTTATTACCTTGGTAAATAAAACTTCTGAAGCGATTCATTTACCCGGAAGCAAAGTAATTCAAGCTTTTCATAAAGGTTTTGAAACCTTAGACGAAAATTATGATATCATAGTAAAGCTGGACGCTGACTTAATTTTACCGACTAATTATTTCGAGACTATTTTAAACATTTTCGAAAAAGATGCAACTATAGGAATGGCAGGTGGATTTGCCTACATTGAGAAAAACGGGCAATGGATTCTGGAAAATCTAACCGATAAAGATCATATTCGAGGTGCTTTTAAAGCCTATCGAAAAGCATGCTTTCAACAAATAGGAAACTTAAAACCGGCAATGGGCTGGGATACCGTTGATGAATTACTCTCAAAATTCTATGGATGGAAAGTAGTTACAGAGTCTTCATTAATCGTAAAACACCTAAAACCAACTGGAGCTAACTATAATAAGATAGCACGTTATAAACAAGGAGAAGCTTTTTACACATTGGGTTACGGGTTTTTAATCACTGCAATTGCCTCGGCAAAACTGGCAATGTTGAAAAAGAAGCCTTTGCTCTTTCTAGATTATTTAAAAGGGTTTACTAAAGCAAAATCAGCAAAAACACCTTTGTTAGTAACTCCAGAACAAGCAAAATTTATCAGAAACTATCGTTTGCAGAAAATGAAAGACAAACTTTTCTAA
- a CDS encoding 3-oxoacyl-ACP synthase III family protein: MKIKITGIGSYIPEKKISNTDFGNHVFLNEDGTAFGYPNQVVINKFKGITGIEHRRYAEDHLTSSDLAFFASKKAIENANIDPETIDYIIFAHNFGDVKHGAVQSDMLPSLATRVKHKLQIKNPNCVAYDILFGCPGWIEGVLQANAFIKSGMAKRCLVIGSETLSRVVDKHDRDSMIYSDGAGASIIEASDDQTGMLSYESGTYANDEANYLFFGKSYNPDLDPDIRYIKMYGRKIYEFALNTVPAAMKSCLDKSGIGIDDVKKILIHQANEKMDEAIIQRFYKLHDRPVPQDIMPMSIHELGNSSVATVPTLFDLLIRGEIENQSIQKGDILLFASVGAGMNVNAFVYRY, encoded by the coding sequence ATGAAAATAAAAATAACCGGAATAGGAAGTTATATTCCAGAGAAAAAAATAAGTAATACAGACTTCGGCAATCATGTGTTTTTGAATGAAGATGGAACCGCATTTGGCTATCCTAATCAAGTTGTCATCAATAAATTTAAAGGAATAACCGGAATCGAACATAGGCGATATGCTGAAGATCATTTAACCTCATCTGATCTCGCATTTTTTGCTTCAAAAAAAGCAATAGAAAATGCCAACATAGATCCAGAAACGATTGATTATATCATTTTTGCACATAATTTTGGTGATGTAAAACATGGAGCAGTCCAATCAGATATGCTACCTAGTTTAGCCACACGCGTCAAACATAAATTACAGATAAAAAACCCAAATTGCGTTGCTTACGATATCCTTTTTGGATGTCCAGGTTGGATTGAAGGTGTGCTTCAAGCAAATGCATTTATCAAATCAGGTATGGCCAAGCGTTGTTTGGTTATTGGTTCTGAGACTTTATCAAGAGTCGTTGACAAGCACGATAGAGATTCTATGATTTACTCTGATGGCGCTGGCGCTTCAATAATAGAAGCTTCTGATGATCAAACCGGTATGCTATCCTACGAAAGTGGTACGTACGCTAACGACGAAGCCAATTATTTGTTTTTTGGAAAATCATACAATCCGGATTTAGACCCAGATATTCGATACATAAAAATGTACGGACGCAAAATTTACGAATTCGCATTAAATACAGTACCGGCAGCAATGAAGAGTTGTTTAGATAAAAGCGGTATTGGGATTGACGATGTTAAAAAAATTCTTATCCATCAGGCCAACGAAAAAATGGACGAAGCAATCATTCAACGTTTTTATAAATTGCATGACAGACCAGTTCCTCAAGACATCATGCCTATGAGCATACATGAACTGGGAAACAGCAGTGTTGCTACCGTTCCCACCCTTTTCGACTTGTTAATTCGGGGAGAAATTGAAAACCAATCTATACAAAAAGGCGATATTCTACTTTTTGCATCCGTTGGAGCAGGGATGAATGTTAATGCATTTGTTTATAGATATTAA
- a CDS encoding ATP-binding protein, with amino-acid sequence MIIRDLTSVVQKNINKGKVIVLIGPRQVGKTTLINSLLKDIPFLFLDGDDAVVSDTLASANTETLKNIIGNYKYVFIDEVQRIPNIGLKLKIIVDQIKDVQVIVSGSSAFDINHVTQEPLTGRKFEYHLYAISWNEFESNVGYIKAQQQLELRLLYGMYPDVINNFGNEYEILKNLVSSYLYKDVLSLAGIRKSEVLEKILQALALQVGSEVSYNEIAQLVGVDKNTVSTYIDVLEKAFVIFRLNSFSKNIRNEIKANRKIYFYDNGVRNMLIGNFNTLEFRQDKGALWENFLVSERIKMLSYTDSLAKPYFWRTTQQQEIDYIETNADVISAFEFKWSSNKKIKLPKSFQEAYQPSFLVVSKENFREFLK; translated from the coding sequence ATGATTATAAGAGATTTAACTTCAGTTGTTCAAAAAAATATAAATAAAGGAAAAGTTATTGTCTTGATAGGACCGCGCCAAGTGGGTAAAACGACATTAATCAATTCCTTATTGAAGGATATTCCGTTTCTATTTCTTGATGGCGATGATGCCGTCGTGTCGGATACTTTGGCAAGTGCAAATACAGAAACCTTAAAAAATATTATAGGAAATTATAAATACGTTTTTATAGATGAGGTACAGCGAATTCCAAATATTGGATTGAAATTAAAAATTATTGTTGATCAAATCAAAGACGTACAGGTGATCGTTAGCGGTTCTTCGGCTTTTGATATCAATCATGTCACCCAAGAACCTTTGACGGGCCGAAAATTTGAATACCATTTGTATGCTATTTCATGGAATGAATTTGAAAGTAATGTGGGTTACATCAAAGCGCAACAGCAATTAGAGTTGCGTTTACTTTATGGAATGTATCCGGATGTGATCAATAATTTTGGTAATGAATACGAGATTTTAAAAAATTTGGTTTCCAGTTATTTGTACAAAGATGTTTTGAGTTTGGCGGGTATCCGGAAATCAGAGGTTTTAGAGAAGATTCTTCAGGCTTTGGCATTGCAAGTGGGTAGCGAAGTGAGTTACAATGAAATTGCGCAATTAGTGGGTGTAGATAAAAACACGGTGAGTACTTATATTGATGTATTGGAGAAAGCTTTCGTAATTTTTAGATTGAATAGTTTTAGTAAAAACATTCGAAACGAAATCAAAGCCAACAGAAAAATTTATTTCTATGACAATGGAGTTCGCAATATGTTAATTGGTAATTTTAATACTTTAGAATTTCGTCAAGACAAAGGAGCGCTTTGGGAAAATTTTCTAGTTTCTGAACGAATAAAAATGCTTTCCTATACGGATAGTTTGGCGAAGCCGTATTTTTGGAGAACAACGCAGCAACAGGAAATAGATTACATCGAAACGAATGCTGATGTGATTAGTGCTTTTGAATTTAAATGGTCTTCGAATAAAAAAATCAAGTTGCCTAAATCATTTCAAGAGGCTTATCAGCCCAGTTTTTTAGTGGTAAGTAAAGAGAATTTCAGGGAGTTTTTGAAATAA
- a CDS encoding methyltransferase, which produces MYEKTFPNKRFKHTLEFLKKHISTTDTILDLGVENPFSKIMKAEGFTVKNTTGEDLDNNQEVFQSEKTAAVTAFEIFEHLLNPYTILKEIQSDKLFISIPMRLWFSPAYRSKTDMWDRHYHEFEDWQLDWLLDKTGWKIIDREKWTNPVKKFGIRPLLRKFTDRYYIVYAEKIK; this is translated from the coding sequence ATGTACGAAAAAACGTTTCCAAATAAAAGATTCAAACACACTTTAGAATTTTTAAAAAAACATATCTCTACAACTGATACCATTTTAGATTTAGGAGTTGAAAATCCATTTTCTAAAATTATGAAGGCAGAGGGCTTCACTGTTAAAAATACTACCGGAGAAGACTTAGATAACAATCAAGAAGTATTTCAATCAGAAAAAACAGCTGCTGTTACTGCTTTCGAAATTTTCGAACATTTACTCAATCCGTACACAATTTTAAAAGAAATACAATCAGATAAACTTTTTATCTCTATTCCTATGCGTTTGTGGTTTTCACCTGCTTATCGCAGCAAAACGGATATGTGGGACAGGCATTATCATGAATTTGAAGATTGGCAACTCGATTGGCTTTTGGACAAAACAGGTTGGAAAATTATCGACAGAGAAAAATGGACTAATCCGGTTAAGAAGTTTGGTATTCGTCCCCTATTACGAAAATTTACTGACAGGTATTATATCGTTTACGCTGAAAAAATAAAATAA
- a CDS encoding MlaE family ABC transporter permease: MMLIRYLSQIGRYFLMWKEIFNKPTKWSVMRGLIFKEIDDLIIGSLGIVAFISFFVGGVVAIQTALNLTNPLIPKYLIGYATRQSVILEFAPTFISIIMAGKMGSFITSSIGTMRVTEQIDALEVMGVNSLNYLVFPKLIALLLYPFLIGISMFLGIVGGYMASVYGGFGDSTDFVDGLQRDFMPFHIAYAFIKTFIFGLLLATIPSFHGFNMKGGALEVGKASTVAFVWTSVTIILVNYILTQLLLT, encoded by the coding sequence ATGATGCTCATTCGTTATTTATCACAAATTGGAAGATATTTTTTGATGTGGAAAGAAATTTTCAACAAACCAACTAAATGGTCTGTAATGAGAGGTCTTATCTTCAAGGAAATAGACGATTTAATTATTGGTTCTCTTGGAATTGTTGCTTTCATTTCCTTTTTTGTTGGAGGTGTTGTAGCCATTCAGACTGCTTTGAACTTAACCAATCCATTGATTCCAAAATATCTTATCGGATATGCCACAAGACAATCCGTTATTTTAGAGTTTGCCCCTACCTTTATTTCGATAATTATGGCTGGAAAAATGGGCTCCTTCATTACTTCCAGTATTGGAACCATGCGCGTTACGGAACAAATTGATGCATTAGAAGTAATGGGTGTAAACTCATTGAATTATTTAGTTTTTCCCAAATTAATTGCATTACTATTATACCCATTCTTGATAGGAATATCCATGTTTTTAGGTATCGTTGGCGGTTACATGGCCAGCGTTTATGGAGGATTTGGTGACAGCACTGATTTTGTCGATGGACTTCAACGTGATTTCATGCCATTCCACATTGCTTATGCTTTCATAAAAACTTTTATTTTCGGTTTACTTTTAGCAACAATTCCTTCATTCCATGGTTTTAATATGAAAGGTGGTGCACTTGAAGTTGGGAAAGCCAGCACGGTTGCATTTGTATGGACATCGGTAACTATTATTTTAGTGAATTATATTTTAACTCAATTACTATTAACCTAA
- the gcvP gene encoding aminomethyl-transferring glycine dehydrogenase, translating to MKTDAFALRHIGPRENDLQHMLKTIGAETLDQLIFETIPSDIRLKSDLDLEPAMTEYEYSNHITQLGNKNKMFQSYIGLGYNQAIIPAVIQRNVFENPGWYTAYTPYQAEIAQGRLEAILNFQTMVIELTGMEIANASLLDESTAAAEAMALLFDVRTRDQKKANVCKFFVSEEILPQTLSVLQTRSTPIGVELVIGNHEEFDFSTEFFGAILQYPGKFGQVHDYAGFIAKAKENEIKVAVAADILSLTKLTPPGEIGAAVVLGTTQRFGIPLGYGGPHAAYFATKDEYKRSMPGRIIGVTVDTNGNRALRMALQTREQHIKRDKATSNICTAQVLLSVMAGMYAVYHGPKGLQYIADKVHALAATLANALENLGLQQTNTAFFDTIVVKADAKKVKEIAEQNEVNFYYIDENTVSISLNETTSIADLNKIIGVFASAKGTQATTIDSLTETNHFPENINRTSTFLQHDVFNKYHSETALMRYIKMLERKDLALNHSMISLGSCTMKLNAASEMLPLSNAQWNNIHPFAPLDQAQGYQEMLSKLEQQLNVITGFAGTTLQPNSGAQGEYAGLMVIRAYHQSRGDHHRNIALIPSSAHGTNPASAAMAGMKVIVTKTLENGNIDVEDLREKAILHAANLSCLMVTYPSTHGVFESAIKEITQLIHDNGGQVYMDGANMNAQVGLTNPATIGADVCHLNLHKTFAIPHGGGGPGVGPICVAKQLVPFLPTNPVIATGGDKAITAISAAPWGSALVCLISYGYICMLGAEGLKQSTEYAILNANYIKEKLNGHYDTLYSGEMGRAAHEMILECRPFKQKGIEVTDIAKRLMDYGFHAPTVSFPVAGTLMIEPTESENLEELDRFCDAMISIRKEIEASSADDHNNVLKNSPHTLAMLTTDVWNFPYTREEAAFPLDYIAENKFWPTVRRADDAYGDRNLVCSCAPIEAYMES from the coding sequence ATGAAAACAGATGCTTTTGCTTTAAGACACATAGGCCCAAGAGAAAACGACCTACAACATATGTTGAAAACAATTGGCGCAGAAACGCTGGACCAATTGATTTTCGAAACTATTCCAAGCGACATTCGCTTGAAATCAGATTTAGATTTAGAACCTGCAATGACTGAATATGAATATTCAAATCATATTACTCAATTAGGAAATAAGAACAAAATGTTCCAATCCTACATTGGTTTAGGATACAACCAAGCGATTATTCCTGCAGTTATTCAAAGAAATGTTTTTGAAAACCCAGGATGGTACACTGCTTACACACCTTATCAAGCTGAAATTGCTCAAGGTCGTTTAGAAGCGATTTTGAATTTCCAAACCATGGTTATCGAATTAACAGGAATGGAAATTGCCAATGCTTCTCTTCTTGACGAAAGTACAGCAGCGGCAGAAGCTATGGCATTACTATTTGATGTAAGAACTCGTGATCAAAAGAAAGCTAACGTTTGTAAATTTTTCGTTTCAGAAGAAATTTTACCCCAAACATTATCGGTTTTACAAACGCGTTCTACTCCTATCGGTGTTGAATTAGTTATTGGAAACCATGAAGAATTTGATTTTTCAACTGAATTTTTCGGAGCCATTCTTCAATATCCAGGTAAATTTGGACAAGTTCATGACTATGCTGGTTTCATTGCTAAAGCAAAAGAAAATGAAATAAAAGTGGCTGTTGCTGCTGATATATTAAGTTTAACTAAACTGACTCCTCCAGGAGAGATCGGTGCTGCAGTAGTTTTAGGAACAACACAACGTTTCGGAATTCCGTTAGGTTACGGAGGTCCACATGCCGCTTATTTTGCTACAAAAGATGAGTACAAAAGAAGCATGCCAGGAAGAATCATCGGTGTAACTGTTGATACAAACGGAAATCGTGCACTTCGTATGGCATTGCAAACACGTGAACAACACATTAAACGTGATAAGGCGACTTCAAATATTTGTACTGCTCAGGTTCTATTATCTGTTATGGCTGGAATGTATGCGGTTTATCATGGTCCAAAAGGATTGCAGTATATCGCTGACAAGGTTCATGCTTTAGCAGCGACTTTGGCAAACGCATTAGAAAATTTAGGCTTACAGCAAACGAATACAGCATTCTTTGACACCATCGTTGTAAAAGCTGATGCTAAAAAAGTGAAAGAAATTGCAGAACAAAACGAAGTAAACTTTTATTACATCGACGAAAATACGGTTTCTATTTCTTTGAATGAAACAACAAGTATTGCTGATTTAAATAAAATCATTGGTGTTTTCGCTTCCGCAAAAGGGACTCAGGCAACTACAATTGACAGTTTAACAGAAACCAATCATTTTCCAGAAAACATAAACAGAACATCGACTTTTTTACAACACGATGTTTTCAACAAATACCATTCTGAAACCGCTTTGATGCGTTACATCAAAATGTTAGAAAGAAAAGATCTGGCTTTGAATCACTCTATGATTTCATTGGGATCTTGTACCATGAAATTGAATGCTGCATCAGAAATGTTGCCTTTGAGCAATGCACAATGGAATAACATTCACCCATTCGCACCATTGGATCAAGCGCAAGGATATCAAGAAATGCTTTCAAAACTAGAACAACAATTGAATGTTATTACTGGTTTTGCAGGAACAACATTACAACCTAACTCAGGTGCTCAAGGAGAATATGCAGGATTAATGGTGATTCGCGCGTACCACCAGTCAAGAGGTGATCATCATAGAAATATTGCTTTGATTCCATCATCTGCTCACGGAACAAATCCGGCTTCGGCAGCGATGGCAGGAATGAAAGTAATTGTTACCAAAACATTGGAAAACGGAAATATCGACGTGGAAGATTTACGTGAAAAAGCAATTCTTCACGCAGCTAATCTTTCTTGTTTGATGGTAACTTATCCATCGACTCATGGTGTTTTCGAAAGCGCTATCAAAGAAATTACACAATTGATTCACGATAACGGTGGACAAGTATATATGGATGGTGCCAATATGAATGCACAAGTAGGATTAACAAATCCAGCAACTATTGGTGCTGACGTTTGTCACTTGAACTTACACAAAACATTCGCCATTCCTCACGGTGGTGGTGGACCTGGTGTTGGCCCAATATGCGTGGCGAAACAATTAGTCCCGTTTTTACCAACCAATCCAGTAATTGCGACTGGTGGAGATAAAGCCATAACAGCAATTTCGGCTGCACCATGGGGTTCTGCTTTAGTTTGTTTAATTTCTTACGGTTACATCTGTATGTTAGGTGCTGAAGGGTTGAAACAATCTACTGAATATGCAATCTTAAATGCGAATTACATTAAAGAAAAACTAAACGGTCATTACGATACTTTGTATTCAGGTGAAATGGGTCGCGCGGCTCACGAAATGATTTTAGAATGTCGTCCTTTCAAACAAAAAGGAATTGAAGTTACTGATATTGCAAAACGATTAATGGATTACGGTTTTCACGCTCCAACAGTTTCTTTCCCAGTTGCCGGAACATTAATGATTGAACCAACCGAAAGTGAAAACCTAGAAGAATTAGATCGTTTTTGTGATGCTATGATTTCAATTAGAAAAGAAATTGAAGCAAGCAGTGCCGATGACCATAACAATGTTTTGAAAAATTCCCCACATACTTTAGCAATGCTAACTACTGATGTTTGGAATTTCCCATATACCAGAGAAGAAGCTGCTTTCCCATTAGATTATATTGCCGAAAACAAATTTTGGCCTACCGTTCGCAGAGCAGATGACGCTTATGGCGATAGAAATTTAGTTTGTAGTTGCGCTCCAATTGAAGCCTACATGGAAAGTTAA
- a CDS encoding M3 family metallopeptidase, whose protein sequence is MNILTQHFNTKYDTAPFSQIKLDDYKPSFIENIASAKAEIDAIINNAELPTFENTIEKLDFSGNALDRLSSIFFNLNSAETSDEMQKIAQEVSPLLTEFSNDITLNADLFKKVKSVFEQKDSLNLTPEQATLLDKKFKNFSRNGALLSEDKKVRLREIDTELAKLKLTYGENVLAETNNYELIITDEENLKGLPEGTIEAAKSLAKSKEIEGWIFTLDFPSYIPFVTYADNRELRKEIAIAAGKKGFHNNEFDNQENVLKIAKLRHERANLLGYQTHSHFVLEERMAQNPDKVKSFLDDLLVKAKPAAEREFAELTAFAKALDGIDHLEKWDGAYYSEKLKQKLFNLDDEKLKPYFQLEKVLQGAFTIAQKLYGITFTEIFDIDKYHNEVTTYEVKDEKNELVAIFYADFFPRKGKRNGAWMTSFKSQYIKDRKNERPHISNVCNFTKPTETKPSLLTFNEVTTLFHEFGHGLHGMLANTTYPSLSGTSVYWDFVELPSQIMENWCYEPEALALFANHYQTGEIIPQEFVEKIKESSSFQEGMATLRQISFGLLDMAFHSNNPNGITTVKTFEKAAMENTILYPDVAENCMSVSFSHIFQGGYSSGYYSYKWAEVLDADAFAYFQEKGIFNKEVATKFKDNILSKGGTEQPMTLYKRFRGQEPSPDALLKRSGLV, encoded by the coding sequence ATGAATATTCTCACTCAACATTTCAATACTAAATACGATACTGCGCCATTTTCCCAAATAAAACTTGACGATTACAAACCCTCTTTTATTGAAAATATTGCTTCCGCAAAAGCAGAAATCGATGCAATTATAAACAATGCAGAATTACCAACATTCGAAAACACTATAGAAAAATTGGATTTTTCCGGAAATGCGCTGGACCGATTATCGAGCATATTCTTCAATTTGAACTCGGCAGAAACCTCAGACGAAATGCAAAAAATCGCACAGGAAGTTTCACCGCTATTGACAGAATTTAGCAATGACATCACTTTGAACGCAGATTTATTCAAAAAGGTCAAATCAGTTTTTGAACAAAAAGACAGTCTAAATTTAACACCAGAACAAGCAACATTATTAGACAAAAAATTTAAAAATTTCTCTCGAAATGGAGCGCTACTTTCTGAAGATAAAAAAGTTCGCTTGCGCGAAATTGATACGGAATTAGCCAAACTGAAACTGACTTACGGTGAAAATGTTTTGGCTGAAACCAATAATTACGAATTAATTATTACAGACGAAGAAAATTTAAAAGGCCTACCGGAAGGAACTATTGAAGCCGCAAAATCATTGGCAAAATCAAAAGAAATAGAAGGTTGGATTTTTACGTTGGATTTCCCAAGTTATATTCCGTTCGTAACTTATGCTGATAACAGGGAACTACGAAAAGAAATTGCCATAGCAGCAGGAAAGAAAGGATTTCACAATAACGAATTCGACAATCAGGAAAACGTACTCAAAATTGCCAAATTACGTCATGAAAGAGCTAATTTACTGGGTTATCAAACACATTCCCATTTTGTTTTGGAAGAAAGAATGGCACAAAATCCAGACAAAGTAAAATCCTTTTTGGATGATTTATTAGTTAAAGCAAAACCCGCTGCCGAAAGAGAATTTGCTGAGCTTACCGCTTTCGCCAAAGCATTGGACGGCATTGATCATTTAGAAAAATGGGATGGCGCTTACTATTCAGAAAAATTGAAACAGAAATTATTCAATTTGGATGATGAAAAATTAAAACCTTATTTTCAACTAGAAAAAGTACTGCAAGGCGCATTCACGATTGCTCAAAAATTATACGGAATCACTTTTACTGAAATTTTCGACATCGATAAATACCACAATGAAGTGACCACTTACGAAGTGAAAGATGAAAAGAATGAACTGGTTGCCATTTTTTATGCTGATTTTTTTCCAAGAAAAGGCAAACGAAATGGCGCGTGGATGACTTCTTTTAAATCACAATACATTAAAGACAGAAAAAACGAAAGACCACATATTTCTAATGTTTGTAATTTTACAAAACCAACAGAAACCAAACCATCTTTATTGACATTTAATGAAGTAACGACTTTGTTTCATGAATTTGGCCACGGCTTACACGGCATGTTAGCCAATACAACATATCCTAGTTTGTCAGGGACTTCAGTTTATTGGGATTTTGTGGAATTGCCAAGCCAGATTATGGAAAACTGGTGTTACGAGCCGGAAGCTTTGGCTTTATTCGCCAATCATTATCAAACGGGAGAAATTATACCGCAAGAATTCGTGGAAAAAATCAAGGAAAGCTCAAGCTTCCAAGAAGGAATGGCAACCTTACGCCAAATTAGTTTTGGATTATTGGACATGGCCTTTCACAGTAACAATCCTAATGGAATTACCACTGTAAAAACGTTTGAAAAAGCAGCTATGGAAAACACCATTCTATATCCTGATGTAGCCGAAAATTGCATGAGTGTTTCGTTTTCCCATATTTTTCAAGGCGGATATTCGTCTGGATATTATAGTTACAAATGGGCTGAAGTACTCGATGCAGATGCTTTTGCATATTTCCAAGAAAAAGGAATTTTTAATAAAGAAGTGGCAACAAAATTTAAAGACAATATACTTTCCAAAGGTGGCACGGAACAACCAATGACTTTATACAAACGCTTTAGAGGGCAAGAACCTTCTCCAGACGCTTTGCTGAAAAGATCAGGATTGGTTTAG